A stretch of DNA from Anaerobranca californiensis DSM 14826:
AAAAGATCTACTTAGTAGATGATAGTGTTTTGCTCTACTCTATTTCTGATGTAGGTAAAAAAATTAAAGAAGGTATTGTTGTTGTCGCCTCTCCTTTTATCCAAAGGATTCAGGATTTAATTGAAATTTCCCAGGATGAAGGAGTTAAAAAGAAAGCCCAAAGGGCTCTAGCCTTTATTGAAAAACATAAAGGACATGGAGAAACTGGCTTTACTTTGAAGAAAAATACTTGGATTTTTGTGGATATCGATTTGCCCTATGAAGGAAGAGATACCATATTCAAAGTATTTCAGGCCTTTAGCAATACCGTAAAAGAATCTGAAGTAATAATAACTACATCTGATGTAAAGGTACAGATTAAAGCTGACAGGGAAAAATTACCTATTCTTAGGTTGTTAATAAAACAACCATTATTTAAGCGTTATGATTTAAAGGAAACTATATCAGCATATACATTTTTAGCACCATTTTTAATTATTTTCTTTACATTTTTAGCTTTTCCCTTCTTTTACTCAATGATATTGAGTTTTTATGAATGGGATATGGTTAATCCCGCTAAGTTTGTTGGTCTTGCCAATTACAAAAGGGCGTTATTTGACGATCCCCATTTCTTCTGGGGAATTAGACAAACCCTCCTCTTTGTTATCATTGGAATGCCCTTTGGAATTACAGTTTCATTAATATTGGCCTTGCTCCTCAACAACAAATTGAAATTTAAAGAAGTTTACAGAACTGCTTACTTTTTACCGAATGTATTAGATATGCTTGTTGTAGCAATAATCTGGGTATTTATCTATAATCCCCAATATGGTGTTTTGAAAACTGTTTTAGAAAGTATAGGGATCACTTATTTCTCTGAAACGGGTATTTTAGGAAATCATTTAACGGTAATTCCAGCCATTGTTTTAATGACAACCCTTAAAGGGGCGGGGGGAGGAATGATCTTCTTCTTAGCTGCTTTGCAAAATATACCAAAAGACCTTTATGAGGCCGCTGAAATAGATGGAGCTTCCACCTTTAGACAGTTTAGAAGTATAACACTGCCGATGATTAAACCTATAATGTTGTTCATGGTGGTAACTGGTTTTATAGGCTCCTTTGGTATGTTCACTGAAATATATGCCATGACCGGTGGTGGACCAACTATCCAAAGGGGAGCTGCTAGGGCCCAAGGAGAAGTTGTATTTTACGGTCAGCCGGGGACGGAAATTCCTGAAGGTACCAGGGTTGTCAAACCCCCAGCCTTTGATGGTGATGATACCTATGTTTATATCACCCAAAGGACTGTAACTATTCCCCAAGGAAGTAATCAAGTTACTGCCAGGGTAAGGGCTCAACACACAGGTGAGTATTATAATACCGATCCTTATACCATTACCCAAATGCCTAACCCTCCTCCAGGGGTAGAGAAAGTAGAAAATATATCTCCAATTTCCGGTGGGAAAAATGGTGTAACTAGAAATTTTACTAGAGTTATTGGTTATCATATGATGTCTATGGCCTTTTTAAGTGAAAGTCCCCAATTTGGTTATGCCGCAGCAATGTCATTTTTGATACTTTTAATTACTTTAGTGATAACCTTTATAAACTTTAAATTCTTTGGCTCCGGTGTGGAGTACTAGGGGGTGAACCGATGAGTGTTGAAAGGAAAGATCTTTGGTACTACATTAAGTATACATTAATTTATACACTACTGACTTTAGGAGCAATATTTGTCCTATTTCCCTTCTTTTGGATGTTATCAACTGCCTTTAAACCCTTAGGAACCCACTTTACCATTCCTATTGAGTGGATTCCCAAAAATCCCACTTTAGAAAACTACAGAATTGTCTTTAGGGAATACGCTTTTGGTAGGGCATTTTTCAACTCCTTTATAGTTTCCGTATCTGCGGCGATAATGGTTGCAACTATGTCTACTATGGCGGGATATGCCTTTGGGAAAAAAAGATTTCCCGGTAGAGATCAGCTCTTTTGGTTGCTCCTTTCTACAATGATGATCCCAGGGTTGATGTTTATGATTCCCCAGTTCATTGTAGTTAGAAACTTGGGCTGGATGAATACTTACAGGGCTATGTTTTTACCCCATACCGCCAATGTCTTTTTCGTCTTTTTAGTTAGACAGTATGTAAAGACTATACCCAATGAGCTGTTAGATGCCGCCAGGATAGATGGTGCCGGGGAATGGCTGGCCTTTAGAAATATCATTTTGCCTTTGGCAAAACCAATTATCGCTACAATGTTTTTATTGACTTTCCAAGGACAGTGGACCAACTTCCTATGGCAATACATTGTGGCACCTAGGGAATCGATGATGACACTACCTGTTGCTTTAGCGAGATTCCAAGGACAGTATGGTACTTACTGGACGTTGATTATGGCAGCAGGGTCTTTATCAATTATTCCCATAGCCATTATCTTCTTATTTGCCCAAAAGTATTTCATTGAAGGAATACAGATGGGTGCTATTAAAGGTTAAATTTAAAAAGAGGGAGGAGTTATAATGAAAAGCTTTTCAAAAATTGTGGTTATTGCACTTTTAGCAGCCTTTGCCCTAACAGGTTGCTTTGGTGGAGGGAAAAGTTCTGGAGAATATGAATTACCTCCAGAAAGGCAACCAGGTACAAAGGTAGAACTTACTTTATGGGAAACTTATAACAATGAAGAACATGCAGTATTTATGGAGATAGTCAAAAAATTTGAAGACCAAAATCCTGACATTAAAATTAATGTAGAGAGAATTCCTTGGGGCGGTCACTGGGGAAGAATTGCAACAGGCCTTGCTGTAAATGAAACACCAGATATCGCCAGGGTAGATGTCGCTTATGTAGCAACCCTTGCCGACAGGGGGGCCATTGTTAACTTAGATTTATTAGGGGCAGACAAAGTAGTTAATGAGTATGTAGATGCAGCCATCCATTCCAATATTTTCCGGGGCAGTGTTTGGGGTTTACCTGATCAAACAAACACTACAGTCCTATTCTACAACAAAACTTTATTTGATGAAGCTGGAGTAGATTACCCAACCTTTGATTGGACTTGGGATGACTTAATTGAAGCAGGTAAAAAGATAACTGGAATTAGACCAGGGGTATATGGTTTTGCCATGGGCAACACCCTTTGGGAAACTTTCCCCTACTTTGGAACCTTTGGTGCTAAGTTTTTAAATGAAGATGGAACTAAGTGTGTTCTTGATTCCCCTGAAGGGATTCAAGCTCTAAGCCTAAAAGTTAGTTTAAATAGAGAGCATGGAATTGAAGCCGGTGCTTGGCGAGAAGGTGCTGTAGGAGCTGAAGATGGCTTTTTAGCCCAACAATATGCCATGATTATTACCGGTCCTTGGAAAATAGCGGAATACAGAAATGCTGGTATCGATTTTGGCATTTCACTAGTTCCTAGGGGACCTGCGGGAACTGCATCAAATGTAGGTGGTACCAATATGGTTATTTTCCGAAACTCTAGATACCCAAGGGAAGCCTATCAATTTTTGAGATTTTTAACTAGTGTTGAAATGCAAGCTTTTTGGGCAAATGAGTTAGGTCAAATTCCAGTAAATAAAGGGGCCTTTGACCTTGTGGATACTGAAAAAAATCCATACTTAGAAGTACTGATGGAACAAGCGAAATACGCCATTGCCAGACCGGTTTTAGTTAACTACGCTAGGGTAGAAGAAATTATCAATGCTGAAATGGCCTTAGCTTTAAGGGGAGAGAAGAGTCCAGCCCAAGCTTTAAGGGATGCCGTTAGAGAAATTAACGAAGATCCCGATATTTTCCCTAAAAATAAATAGTGTGAGCAAAAGCCTTCTTGAATGGAAATATTCAGGAAGGCTTTTTAAAATTTAGGTATTTTATTTAAAAACTAAT
This window harbors:
- a CDS encoding ABC transporter permease subunit, whose product is MNLTTPSSKVPTIPPINLKLSTEGKKIYLVDDSVLLYSISDVGKKIKEGIVVVASPFIQRIQDLIEISQDEGVKKKAQRALAFIEKHKGHGETGFTLKKNTWIFVDIDLPYEGRDTIFKVFQAFSNTVKESEVIITTSDVKVQIKADREKLPILRLLIKQPLFKRYDLKETISAYTFLAPFLIIFFTFLAFPFFYSMILSFYEWDMVNPAKFVGLANYKRALFDDPHFFWGIRQTLLFVIIGMPFGITVSLILALLLNNKLKFKEVYRTAYFLPNVLDMLVVAIIWVFIYNPQYGVLKTVLESIGITYFSETGILGNHLTVIPAIVLMTTLKGAGGGMIFFLAALQNIPKDLYEAAEIDGASTFRQFRSITLPMIKPIMLFMVVTGFIGSFGMFTEIYAMTGGGPTIQRGAARAQGEVVFYGQPGTEIPEGTRVVKPPAFDGDDTYVYITQRTVTIPQGSNQVTARVRAQHTGEYYNTDPYTITQMPNPPPGVEKVENISPISGGKNGVTRNFTRVIGYHMMSMAFLSESPQFGYAAAMSFLILLITLVITFINFKFFGSGVEY
- a CDS encoding carbohydrate ABC transporter permease; amino-acid sequence: MSVERKDLWYYIKYTLIYTLLTLGAIFVLFPFFWMLSTAFKPLGTHFTIPIEWIPKNPTLENYRIVFREYAFGRAFFNSFIVSVSAAIMVATMSTMAGYAFGKKRFPGRDQLFWLLLSTMMIPGLMFMIPQFIVVRNLGWMNTYRAMFLPHTANVFFVFLVRQYVKTIPNELLDAARIDGAGEWLAFRNIILPLAKPIIATMFLLTFQGQWTNFLWQYIVAPRESMMTLPVALARFQGQYGTYWTLIMAAGSLSIIPIAIIFLFAQKYFIEGIQMGAIKG
- a CDS encoding extracellular solute-binding protein — its product is MKSFSKIVVIALLAAFALTGCFGGGKSSGEYELPPERQPGTKVELTLWETYNNEEHAVFMEIVKKFEDQNPDIKINVERIPWGGHWGRIATGLAVNETPDIARVDVAYVATLADRGAIVNLDLLGADKVVNEYVDAAIHSNIFRGSVWGLPDQTNTTVLFYNKTLFDEAGVDYPTFDWTWDDLIEAGKKITGIRPGVYGFAMGNTLWETFPYFGTFGAKFLNEDGTKCVLDSPEGIQALSLKVSLNREHGIEAGAWREGAVGAEDGFLAQQYAMIITGPWKIAEYRNAGIDFGISLVPRGPAGTASNVGGTNMVIFRNSRYPREAYQFLRFLTSVEMQAFWANELGQIPVNKGAFDLVDTEKNPYLEVLMEQAKYAIARPVLVNYARVEEIINAEMALALRGEKSPAQALRDAVREINEDPDIFPKNK